One window of the Lysobacter sp. S4-A87 genome contains the following:
- a CDS encoding nuclear transport factor 2 family protein, with product MRSVVLASSLALGCIAAGAAFAKSPQPSVPSPAAAEQGARAASSPAANEAVQAVNAFIAALAGGRLEAARQLMTPDAIVLANGQVLGVRDGYLNGPAKGDVAALGNFQRELLRRDVKVGANLGWVVSETSLRPATGAGQVVTETMLVVRTNEGWKIAHIHWSGRRAG from the coding sequence GTGCGTTCTGTCGTTCTCGCTTCTTCCCTTGCGCTCGGCTGCATCGCTGCCGGTGCTGCGTTTGCGAAATCCCCTCAGCCGTCCGTGCCGAGCCCGGCGGCGGCGGAGCAGGGCGCTCGCGCTGCGTCATCGCCGGCCGCGAACGAAGCGGTGCAGGCGGTCAATGCGTTCATTGCCGCACTCGCTGGCGGGCGACTGGAGGCCGCGCGCCAGCTGATGACGCCGGACGCGATCGTGCTGGCAAACGGCCAGGTGCTCGGCGTCCGCGACGGCTATCTCAACGGACCGGCGAAAGGCGATGTCGCCGCTCTGGGCAACTTTCAGCGCGAACTGTTGCGCCGCGACGTCAAGGTCGGGGCCAACCTTGGCTGGGTCGTCAGCGAGACGAGCTTGCGTCCCGCGACCGGCGCGGGCCAGGTCGTGACCGAAACCATGCTGGTCGTCAGGACGAACGAAGGCTGGAAGATCGCGCACATCCACTGGTCTGGCCGGCGTGCCGGCTGA
- a CDS encoding sulfotransferase gives MQQPDLQALWLQAVAHFDRDELREAETLCLQLVEYAPERPLAYTMLARICHALGLTRPATFNAFQASRRCIQAPVHDVLIVAAVLVEVGEHQLAHAVLGFIDAEHADAESLLEVGRLYSILEDQEQALRCIRLARAGGRNGGFVDHMEGIVLSFLGPIDEAVAACESSVAKNPGYGHAQWSCAQFGRKDGARERIERMRAALALPDIDNDDITYLHYGLFKEYDTLGETDEAWASLMAGAQARRGVTEHDAAKEAAAYDALIAATPVNFLDDCAEVPTDAATPIFVVGMPRTGTTLLERILGNHPQIKTCGELNDFRQQMQWVNNRRLTLSLDETIGSYIARLDPVVLGHRYLTKTAWAADGKGFYVDKHPMNFQWCGAILKALPHAKIINLRRHPLDSCFSNLKELFAHKYYPYSYVLDELAAHYRNYARLMRHWHAIAPGRILDVRYEDLASQPDVEAKRVQAYLGLPEVDGVTDILANKTVTTTASTLQLRQPIHTRNVGGWRRYATGMAPVQALLQDLVHDYEGVAEPSLAAAGGS, from the coding sequence ATGCAGCAACCCGATCTCCAAGCCCTCTGGCTCCAGGCCGTCGCCCATTTCGATCGCGACGAACTTCGCGAAGCCGAGACGCTGTGCCTGCAGCTCGTTGAATATGCGCCGGAGCGCCCGCTGGCCTACACCATGCTTGCGCGCATCTGCCATGCGCTCGGTCTGACCCGACCGGCAACCTTCAACGCCTTCCAGGCGAGCCGGCGCTGCATCCAGGCGCCGGTGCACGACGTCCTGATCGTGGCGGCGGTGCTGGTCGAAGTGGGCGAGCACCAGCTCGCGCACGCGGTGCTGGGCTTCATCGATGCCGAACACGCCGACGCCGAGTCCCTGCTCGAAGTAGGGCGCCTGTACAGCATCCTGGAAGACCAGGAGCAGGCGCTGCGCTGCATCCGTCTGGCCAGGGCCGGTGGTCGCAATGGCGGCTTCGTCGACCACATGGAAGGCATCGTGCTCAGCTTCCTGGGCCCCATCGACGAGGCCGTCGCGGCCTGCGAATCGAGCGTGGCCAAGAATCCCGGCTACGGCCACGCCCAATGGTCATGCGCGCAATTCGGCCGCAAGGACGGCGCGCGCGAACGCATCGAACGCATGCGTGCCGCGCTGGCCCTTCCGGACATCGACAACGACGACATCACCTACCTGCACTATGGCCTGTTCAAGGAATACGACACCCTTGGCGAGACAGACGAGGCGTGGGCCTCGCTGATGGCCGGTGCCCAGGCGCGGCGCGGCGTCACCGAACACGACGCCGCGAAAGAGGCGGCGGCCTATGACGCGCTGATCGCGGCCACGCCCGTCAATTTCCTGGACGACTGCGCCGAGGTGCCCACCGACGCAGCCACGCCGATCTTCGTAGTCGGCATGCCGCGCACGGGCACCACGCTGCTCGAGCGGATCCTCGGCAACCATCCCCAGATCAAGACCTGCGGCGAGCTCAACGATTTCCGCCAGCAGATGCAGTGGGTCAACAATCGGCGACTCACGCTCTCGCTGGACGAGACGATTGGCAGCTATATCGCGCGCCTGGATCCGGTCGTACTCGGGCACCGCTACCTCACCAAGACTGCCTGGGCGGCGGATGGCAAGGGGTTCTACGTGGACAAGCACCCGATGAACTTCCAGTGGTGCGGCGCGATCCTGAAGGCCCTGCCGCACGCAAAGATCATCAATCTGCGCCGGCATCCGCTGGACAGCTGCTTCTCCAACCTCAAGGAACTCTTCGCGCACAAGTACTACCCGTACAGCTATGTGCTGGACGAGCTGGCCGCGCATTACCGCAACTACGCAAGGCTGATGCGGCATTGGCACGCCATCGCGCCGGGACGGATCCTGGACGTGCGCTATGAAGACCTGGCGTCGCAGCCGGATGTCGAAGCAAAGCGCGTGCAGGCGTATCTGGGTTTGCCTGAAGTCGATGGCGTCACCGATATCCTCGCCAACAAGACCGTCACCACGACGGCCAGCACCTTGCAGTTGCGCCAGCCGATCCATACCCGCAACGTGGGCGGCTGGCGTCGCTACGCGACCGGCATGGCGCCGGTGCAGGCGCTGCTGCAGGATCTCGTACACGACTATGAAGGTGTGGCGGAACCATCGCTCGCGGCAGCGGGCGGGTCCTGA
- a CDS encoding YadA-like family protein, whose translation MNSACRSKTPVRATLTAAVLLAMAAPAAFAQDCAGAAAGQIQCSGATATGVFASAFGDSALASGDNSSAVGHLATASGNKSTAVGDGANATGNNSSAFGARANASATASTAGGYLAAATQYATTAFGAYSSAAGAQGSAFGAYSSAAGMNGSAFGYKAKAIGMSSVATGAYANANNNFAIATGNRAKAGTGIAGAPAGDIAIGAYSQANAGTSPYPRGPSVAVGYSSRAFNGSVAVGGTARATGNVSVAVGKQSSASGAYATAVGPYALATGSKFASAFGVASEAGGYSSTGLGAGAWAKVDFSTAVGNGARSFGKGCTALGKDSRCYGWKSDATGLYARSIGDMSHAAGAYSVAYGNSSNATGFLSFAAGDYSTAEGFWAYSQGFASNAIGAYSHAVGDYSQAVGTYSQATGNHSSALGAYSAALGKMSNASGAFSEARGEYSVATGAYSIAAGDFSTSLGTLSAAMGASSSALGDTATAAGDYSSALGSYSTAIGIGSTATGYYSSAIGDGSSAIGMNSTAVGIDSVALGSYSVADRDYSVSVGSAGAERQITNVAAGTQATDAVNVGQLNNSLVAIGASNVAQLNTVAAAFGGGATLDVNGLLGTPNYTIQGSSYFNVGDAFGALDASFNSFNTSFNNLSSAFSSLTDRVSGLEQTPGVGLPVGDGAGFALGEGAHAQDPRDTAIGHGATVDADGSVAVGANSFVDAAATNAVAIGADSSVTAASGTALGQAASVTATGAVALGQGSVADQANTVSVGSASNTRRVTNVAAGTAATDAANVGQVQAGDAQTLASAHAYTDTTATQTLTRANTYTDTQLQALNDQFSNLGNEIGLRLTEQDERIDREGAMSAAMMNMAINAANSRSEKGRIGVGAGWQNGESALSVGYSKQIGERASFSIGGAFSSDDSSAGVGFGIDL comes from the coding sequence GTGAATAGCGCTTGTCGTAGCAAGACCCCGGTCCGCGCGACCCTCACCGCTGCCGTGCTGCTGGCCATGGCCGCGCCGGCCGCCTTCGCCCAGGACTGTGCCGGCGCCGCCGCTGGCCAGATCCAGTGCTCCGGCGCGACCGCGACCGGCGTATTTGCCTCTGCCTTTGGCGACAGCGCCCTGGCAAGCGGCGACAATTCGTCGGCCGTCGGCCACCTGGCCACTGCCTCCGGCAACAAGTCCACCGCAGTCGGCGATGGCGCCAACGCGACCGGCAACAACTCCTCTGCGTTCGGCGCCCGAGCCAACGCGTCGGCCACGGCCTCGACGGCCGGCGGCTACCTGGCGGCAGCGACCCAGTACGCCACTACTGCATTCGGCGCTTACTCCAGCGCAGCCGGCGCGCAGGGCTCGGCATTCGGTGCCTATTCCAGCGCGGCCGGCATGAACGGCTCCGCATTCGGCTACAAGGCCAAGGCGATCGGGATGTCGTCGGTTGCCACCGGCGCCTACGCCAATGCCAACAACAACTTCGCCATCGCCACCGGCAACCGCGCCAAGGCCGGCACCGGTATCGCCGGCGCACCGGCCGGTGACATCGCGATCGGCGCTTATTCGCAGGCCAACGCCGGCACGTCGCCCTACCCGCGCGGACCGTCCGTGGCCGTGGGCTACTCCTCCAGGGCCTTCAACGGCAGCGTCGCCGTGGGCGGCACCGCGCGGGCCACGGGCAACGTCAGCGTCGCCGTCGGCAAGCAATCCTCCGCCTCCGGTGCCTACGCGACCGCCGTCGGCCCTTACGCCCTCGCGACCGGCAGCAAGTTCGCCAGCGCCTTTGGCGTGGCTTCGGAAGCCGGCGGCTATTCGAGCACCGGCCTCGGTGCCGGTGCATGGGCCAAGGTCGATTTCTCCACGGCCGTCGGTAATGGCGCACGGTCCTTCGGCAAGGGTTGCACCGCGCTGGGCAAGGACTCGCGCTGCTACGGCTGGAAATCCGATGCCACCGGTCTCTATGCGCGCAGCATCGGCGACATGAGCCATGCCGCTGGCGCCTACAGCGTCGCCTACGGCAACTCGAGCAACGCCACCGGCTTCCTCAGTTTCGCTGCCGGCGACTACTCGACCGCTGAAGGCTTCTGGGCCTATTCGCAGGGATTCGCCAGCAACGCGATCGGTGCCTACTCGCACGCGGTCGGCGATTACAGCCAGGCAGTCGGCACGTATTCGCAGGCGACCGGCAACCACAGCAGTGCACTGGGTGCCTACAGCGCGGCACTGGGCAAGATGAGCAACGCCAGCGGCGCCTTCAGCGAGGCGCGCGGTGAGTACAGCGTCGCCACCGGCGCCTACAGCATCGCCGCCGGTGACTTCAGCACCTCGCTGGGTACGCTGTCCGCCGCCATGGGCGCATCCAGCAGCGCACTCGGCGACACCGCCACGGCGGCCGGTGATTACAGCAGCGCCCTGGGCTCCTACAGCACTGCCATTGGCATCGGAAGCACGGCCACCGGCTACTACAGCTCTGCCATCGGCGATGGCTCCTCGGCCATCGGCATGAACAGCACCGCAGTGGGCATCGACAGCGTTGCGCTGGGCTCGTACTCGGTCGCCGATCGCGACTACTCGGTATCGGTCGGTTCGGCCGGCGCCGAGCGCCAGATCACCAACGTCGCCGCCGGTACGCAAGCCACCGACGCGGTCAACGTCGGCCAGCTCAATAATTCGCTGGTGGCCATCGGCGCCAGCAACGTCGCGCAGCTCAACACCGTCGCGGCGGCATTCGGAGGTGGTGCGACCCTCGACGTCAACGGCCTGCTCGGCACGCCCAACTACACCATTCAGGGCTCGAGCTACTTCAACGTCGGCGATGCGTTCGGCGCGCTGGATGCCTCGTTCAACAGCTTCAACACCTCGTTCAACAACCTCAGCTCCGCTTTCAGCAGCCTGACCGATCGCGTATCAGGCCTGGAGCAGACGCCGGGCGTGGGCCTGCCGGTCGGCGACGGTGCCGGTTTCGCATTGGGTGAAGGCGCGCATGCGCAGGACCCGCGCGATACCGCCATCGGCCATGGCGCGACTGTAGATGCGGACGGCAGCGTCGCCGTTGGCGCCAACAGCTTCGTCGACGCCGCGGCGACCAATGCCGTCGCCATCGGTGCCGACAGCAGCGTCACTGCTGCCAGCGGAACCGCGCTTGGCCAGGCAGCATCGGTCACCGCCACGGGCGCTGTCGCACTGGGCCAGGGTTCGGTGGCCGACCAGGCCAACACCGTGTCGGTCGGTTCGGCGAGCAACACCCGCCGGGTCACCAACGTCGCCGCCGGCACCGCCGCGACCGATGCCGCGAACGTCGGCCAGGTGCAGGCCGGTGATGCGCAGACGCTGGCGTCGGCCCACGCCTACACCGACACCACCGCCACGCAGACGCTGACCCGAGCCAACACCTACACCGACACCCAGCTGCAGGCGCTGAACGACCAGTTCTCCAATCTCGGCAACGAGATCGGTCTGCGCCTCACCGAGCAGGACGAGCGCATCGATCGTGAAGGTGCGATGAGCGCAGCCATGATGAACATGGCGATCAACGCGGCCAACAGCCGCAGCGAAAAGGGCCGCATCGGCGTCGGCGCAGGCTGGCAGAACGGCGAGAGCGCGCTGTCGGTCGGCTACTCGAAGCAGATCGGTGAGCGCGCGTCGTTCTCGATCGGCGGCGCCTTCAGCAGCGATGACAGCTCGGCCGGCGTCGGTTTCGGTATCGATCTGTAA